Part of the Haliotis asinina isolate JCU_RB_2024 chromosome 8, JCU_Hal_asi_v2, whole genome shotgun sequence genome is shown below.
AGAATGTTACAATTTTCAGATGCTCTGGCACAATCACATTTGATATTCACAGTACGGCTAGGTCATAACAAATGTTTAACCTATTCGCAGTCTGTATATGGCAAGTGTCCTGACACGATTATGTAGTATTCATCCAGATCCATTCTCGCGGATGGTCACACCATCAAAGTTCATCCAGTATGCACATTACAGGTTGTGCAAGTTCTCATTCAGTATTCACAATTTGAATACTTCAGGTTCTGGTTAGGTATGACAGTTAAAGCTTGTGTACGAATACGTCCAGTATTCACACAGTTGAGTTGTGGCTGATGACCTAGCAAGATCGGTATTCACAGTTGTGTTATAGCACATAGCCGAACAGATTTGATATTCACAGTTGTGTTATAGCACATAGTCGAACAGGTTCACGATAGGTATTCAAAGGTGAGTTATAGCTGATGGCCGAAGAATCGGTATTCACAATTGTGTCATAGCACATAGTCGATAAGTTTGATAGTCACACTTGTGTTATAGCACATTGTCGAACAAGTTCACGTTCGGTATTCACAGTTCAggaaagtgtaatttcacgcttGTTATCTTCAGGAAACGTTTCTTGCGTAACTTTCATACAAGCGATCGGGCACTAAATTCATACATAAGTCTTTGTGTTAAAATAACCTATTTCTCTGCTCAGGCTAACCAAGTGAAGGGTTgatgaaagaaacaaatgatACTGATGATAATCCGCATTCGCATGAagactgttcagtatatttagtgTTTAGTAACGCGTCCAGCGTTATAAAATGAGCTCTTGTTGATGTCTCGCGCCTAATTGTTGTAATCCATTCACTGACTCGGATCTCCAAAATTCATTCAGTCCTTTACCGACTCCTTTAGTGAATAAAGCTGAAGGGTTCGTCTTCATGACTTCAACGTTTTACAATTTGGTTGTGAATGATGGTTGAATCTGCTCTTGTCCAAGCATCCTGATCCGAGTCTCATCAACAGCAGACGTGTGGACGACGCCAGCCTGTCTTTGGGACTCCCCACGACATGATCGGCATCCACAGCAGCATATACAGTGGAATCCTTTCTTAATAGCTGGCACAATCAACCACAGGGAGGGCGTTACTGCAGCGTTTGCAAACCCACTGTACTTGAGTAGGTCTGGGCAGTACCCTCTGTTGAAAAAAGACGTGATGGGAGTGCAATGAGCTGGTAACCACATCACAATGAAAAAGAGGGCAACCAGGGTACTTGCAGTGGTGTGACTCATAGGATTTTCTATAAATCTCTCACTGTACCGTCTCTTCAGCATACACATTATGACGACGTTGGCCCAACAAAAACCGAACACGAATGCAGATGGAAGTAGGAATCCGAACACTGAAAAAATCCACTGTTCTGACTGTCCTAGAGAGCAACTGTCCTGCTTGTTCCCTTGCAAGAAATCCCATAAGTTTTGGAGCTCACTGTTACTTGTGTAGAACAGAAGTAACGTAAACGCTGGTCCTAAGATCCAGGGTGACAACAGCATGAGGCAACCGAAACAGGTATTGGAAACAACAATCGGGGAGGTTAGGCTTAGAAATCTCTCAAACATCAACATAAAGACGAGCAAGATTAGAATAACAGCTAAGGATAGCTCTGTTACGTGCCAGTATTTACAGACATCTGGGAGGCTTTTAAACAGTTCGATATTAGACTCGGCAGCAACACGTAGCGGGATGACGGTCACACCTTGGATGAAGTGCACAACTGCAATAGAAAGGATAATCTTGAAGAACAGCTTCCGTCTTGCCTCGGCGTCCTGAAATATTGCGATGATGACGAGGAGGTTCATGAGGACGATGTAAGACACACAGGCGATGGTGATGCTCAGAAGCAAGATCATCATGACTAATTCTTCTTTCATGGTGAGCACCATGGCGGCACTGTATGCTGTTCCTCTGTATTGGGAATCTGAAACATTCAACATCAGTCATCACTTGTTTTGTGAGCTATCTATAGTCTACTCTTTGAATGCTATGTAGAAATTGAAtacataagaaaagcaagatctATGAAATAATGTCAACATCTTTATTatgaataacacgacgtttcggagcgCATCCTGATGAAAGAGCAAGCATAAgatccgaaacgttgtgttattcATAATAAAGATGTTGACATCCATAGATCTATCTTTTCTTATATATAATCTGTAGTAATACTGCATACAACTACTACACAGTCAACTTATACATATAATTACAAATGTCTTGTCTCTTGAAACAATGTTTGTGGCTGAACAAATTGTCGTAAAAAATAGAAAACTTGAAAGATGACAAACTCATTACTTGAAACGAATTGGGCtcagacaaatatttcaattgaAAATGTAGATGCAGTTGTACTTaaatttaagcaatattccaggcacATATCGTGACACTGACTTCTCATATTGTATACCCAGTTGTGAGAACAGCGTGACGAACCGATGCTGTAATCTCTAGACGAATCCTGTTGCGATTGACACACTTTAGTTAGTCCTGCAGATAAAGCGTATCCACGAAGACactggttcgactccccacatgtgTGCAATGTGTGATACCTATTTCTACACTCCTAGTTCTCATTGCGGTGTGGTATGGCTAGACATTATCGAAACGCGACGTAGATGCCTGCctcacataaatatatatacactatGCGCCTGATGAAGAGAGATCCACCTCTCTCAAATGTCTGTATATACACCTCTACGATCCTCTCCTCCGCGAGATCACCATTGATGAGCTGTGTTTACTCCAACTTAGGTATCGATTCTCCGAGTACCGCAGCGCCAGTCAAAATGCAGTCGATACTTCTCCAAAATGGCGACCAAAAGACATCACCAGCATTCTGGGCCGTTATTCCACGGCACTTTCAAACATACATAGCATCGGTAAACATAAAGTCAATTTCTAATATATTGATAAAACGCATCTACCTCCGTACAGAGCGTTGGGAGACAACGTGCGAGGCACTGGTTAGCATGCAAGAGGGAAGTATTCACTTACAACCTGAGGGTTGTATTCCCCCAGATTCCGCAGCGGCAGCGATGGTTGCAGCTAGTTTCTTGAATGTGCACTGGTGAAAACGCCGGGTTCTTTACGTGGGATGCTGGTTCGCTTCATGGCTGCATTCCTCGCTATCGTTTTGATAAGATATTCTACTCGTTGCTGGTtctccacaccacaacatcagcGTCCAAGAGTATGAGGCACGCTTGACTGCTGGCGACTGACGTAATGTAGGAGTCGTTCGGCAGACGCTGGCGCCGCCCACATCCAGCGGTGTCGCTGGCTCCAAATTCACAAGGCTGTGGAGCATTGTAAATAATTATATGCATTGGTAAACATTCATGGTCCAAGGGTCGTTCTTGGAGCTCGCTTATGAGCAGTCGCAAGATTAAAACAGACTGAATGCTCGGCTGGGAAATTACATCTTGTTATCTAGTTATATGCATGGCTGATTGTGCACGGTTCTGTTCATATCAGAGGACTAAAGTCTTCCTTTTGCCCTGTGTTCTGCAAGTTAAGGTAATAATAGGACTTCGTTTTGATCAGCTCGGGGagaaggggtagcctagttgttagggtgttcgctagtcacgccaaggacccgggttcgattccatacataggcactatgtgtgaaacccatttctggagtttcccggagtgatattgatggaatactaATGCTGCGGAAAACTAAAGTTACTCACTCAATTTAATCAGACAGAGGACTGAGAAGGGACGTGTGTCGTTGCCTATGTGCGACGCAGCCACGACTGTCAACAAGATTACCTTGGTGTGAATATATGTATGGGCATTCCAGCGGCTGATAGTGTGAGCATTCCCGCCCTACTTTTGACAAAAGGCCTGTATAAACACGTACACAACTACCAACtgcgagtgtggttttacgtcgcatacagcaatattcaagaaatatcagagcgggggacaccaaaaataggCTTAACACATtttgtccatgtggggaatcgaacccgggtctccggcgtgacgagcgaacgctttaaccaccagactaccccgCCGCCGACCAAAATACTGCAAATGCTAACAAAGCCAAATACAACACAGCAAACAGATACACATTAACAACGACAGCAAACTACAAGTCACTAAGCAGCGAAAACTAAAGTATGGGATTATAGTCAActcttttgttattattttacgTATCATTCTCTCAGTTTTCTTAACACCTGTCTTCTTTAATGAAGATGCATCTCCATGGACGTTCTATAAGCAGCAAATTTTCCGGAAAAGAAAATGCATACAGTAGCTCAAACGCACAAGGAGCTAGATTCCAAGAATAAACTCGTCACAGAGCTACATCGGCAGTTGTCGATATAGAACCGGTAATCAACTTCAAGTTAATTCCAAGTCACGTGACTACTACCCCCATCAGAGGGGCCGATCAATACGACTGACATGCACAGCGCAAGGAGGTACAAGTTTTCCATGGAAGTGTCAATAGTAAACTGGTCCATTCTGGACACAAAATCATTAATCTCAATGAAATAGTCACGCAGCATAAACGTGATTAGTGCACAGATGTACACAGTGATAACAGCCGTATGGCGAGAAAATGTATAGTCCCCTAATAGCCCAAGACGTAGCCGTGgcccaaggctgtactgaaagCTGAGCTCATGTACAGTAATATTATTTgataaagaggcaagtctagataaatGAACCTCTAAGGATCCCGGTCTGTTATTTATTAGTTTTTAGAAATTAACATGTAAACTGTTAATTTTGATCTTGTAGACTTGTGCACTTCAGAGTGTctcgtctgtctcacagtcccagagCCACATTATCTTGCCTACTGCCAacccttctctgcagtgctaaatccttaaaagaaacaagtatagatttcctcaggttctgaatctctgcaCCCTCGatgctccttttcaattaaaatgtgtttgtttgctaCTGGCAAACACGCACGCaagcgcgcgcgcgcgcacacacacacactgggcATTAGTCTACGGAGTGTCTTGTCCAAGACGATCAATAATCAGCCCCTAGTTTGCATCCGAAAACAACATCTTCCGGTGTCTAGATGTTCTCCATCCAAGATCAACAGCATCATACCCGTGTTTGTGGGTTCTGTAGAGTGATAAATGATATGAGCGCTGTAATGAGACACTCGCTTTTTCGAACCCATTGCTTTCAGGATAAAACTACACTATCAAGTTAAGCCATACCTGGCTGCTTACTGAAGTATTAATTCCTGATCATAAACTCTAGCCAGAAAACACCATTCTCATAGACGTGCGTGCTGAACACCGGGATTAAGCCTTTGCGGGGGTTATTCATGTAGTTACAAAGATCCATGAAACGTACTTTGACCGAAATCACATGAATCTATTCATATAACGGGATTTCGCAATTATATTTTGATTACGCGGGAAAATGTGACATTATGCAATCGTGACAAtgtgattatattcttgctgtTCAAAGACAGTTATTGATGTGGTATCCCTTGTTTCAAAACAAGTGTTAAAACTGATACTAGCACtttaatgttatttgtttctctGTGTCTCCATTCAGATGTGGGCCTGCATGTACACTCTGATAAAACCGATCTTTAGCAAGCGTttataagggagacaactacaGATGACTTAAATGCCTGACACGCCTCAATGCGTATTGCTCAATAGCTTGTCTTCTGTCCCAATCTTTCTCAACGATATCCATTACTTACAGCAGTACCAAGCCACGTTTGGCACAGTCACCCAATTCGTCGAATATCTAGCGACCGATTGTAACTGTGAAGTGAATACCAGGATATATCCAGACTCGTTTCGCACGTGCCCAGGTGAGATTTAGCCTGCCGATATGTTAGTGTGTAATACATGCTAGTAATATGATTGGTAGGATCTACAAAAGTACATACTGTATGTAGATGGTTGTTATGTTAATGACATATCGGCGAAAGAGTCGCGGATAAGCACGTAACGCTCCACAACTATACATCTGCAGGTGTTAATGGCCAGTTTCTCGGTACTATATATTCTTTCGTATGTGTTTAGACAGAATGTGAATAAAGCTTAAATCAGCATGGCTATTTCATTGTGTATGGATATGATACGACATATATCCTTCGCTATTGCGGAGATTGCGATGGCATTACAGTACGAGGCTGGCTGATTTATGTTGGTTACGAACTTCATGAACTAAGTCCAAACAGGAACGATAACTTTTCCATTTGCACCAAACGGATATGATGTATATTGTTTAACAACTAGCTCAGCAATACTCAGATTACATGTaacgagactgaccacccggaAGTCGTTATTTATAGcaggcatggcttgctgaagaccaataccAACCCAATCTTTGTAAACCTTCTTGAGGGACATTTAGTTGGTGAAAATATGAGACAAGTACATGGATCACAACctcttctttattgtatacatATAAGCAATAAAGAAATTGCCATCTTATTTACTCTTCAAAGTCCCGTTGTACAAAATacaccttagtgctaaggctGTCTTAGAAGCGGAATTAAAGAAAGCAAGTCACCATCACAttagtgctaagattgctttgtctAACAGCACTCTTCTGGACAACGTAAGTTAGGGATACTGGTATTTTTacgattgatatttcatcagtgtgccaatgaataaatagatccctatgcataatttcaataaatgcatacatgtatattcctaactctctctctctctctctctctctctctctctgtgtgtgtgtgtgtgtgtgtgtgtgtctatatatatataattatgataCTGGAACAAATATTATAGGATTGATTCTGAAAATCTTTAAAATCATAATATTCTTTTCTGTATGTAATTGTTGGTGTCCTAATGACCGGTAATGGGAATGGTAACATAACAATAGACGTTTTAATATTTCAGTACGCCTGCATTGTGTCGTAATCGGGAGCATGCATTGTCCTTACTTAAGTCTTGATTAATTTGAACTCATCGAAGGTGGGTTCTGTTTCTTAATATCGTAAGTGTGAACGCAGAGAAGACGTTGCCAACTCAGGTGATAATGGTGCTCACGATTACGAAGTAAGTATTAAAGCCGTCTCActagcatcctcgatatctccagggtatacgttccgataactctccactataACGTTCTGATAACTCTCCACTATAACGTTCTGATAACTCTCCACTATAAcgttctgataagtctccactatagtggagacttatcggaacgtataccctggagatatcgaggatgtctcACTTGACTCCAGTCAACATTTGTTGTCGGCTCCCTGAACATACCATCCATTTGTTCTTTGGAAAGGGAGAAAGTGCGGACTACGTAAAGTGTATTCGTGACTTTCTTTTGAGTGTCACGGCAGAATGAAGGAGAGCTTATTTTTGCAGCGAATGATCATACACATCAAAGGGACTGACCGTTCACAAATTTCGGCTGTGAggtggtggaggtggtgatTTTTATGGACAAAGTAAGGTAAACCCTAGCTgcgtgtcatgtacaaaatcaatgaccccCTCCCCCTTATCCTATTTTTAGCATCaccttttaattttttttaacgtttttatgtacaaaattgctaCCCCCACTACCTCACCATACGAAAATGGGTGAACCCACCAATCCACAAGTCATCAGCAACGCTCCCAGCCCATCATCGATTTGTTAGACTTATGTTTAAAAAGGCTGTATCTTAGTATATTCTCTAATATATCAAAACAGATTTGTGGTAAAAAATCAGCAACTTTGTACGTATATGTACACACGACAAACGGACACTAATCGCGTCAGCAAGCTAGTTTACGTTTTGACTGTTGCATCCCTGTGTTCATCTCAGCCGTGTTTTCTTTCCGGATAGGACCGAGTTCTGCCGATCGTGTTTCATCGCGCATTAAGACTGGTACCATGTCTTTCGCTTCCTTGGCTGAAGTGCGCTGTGGAGCGCAAGTGCTTTTCGACAGGAATCCAGTTTAAGAAGTACTGAGACTGACAACTTGCAACACTTCGGGTGAAACTTGCGAGACGAACAAGACTTCAGTATAGGTAATATCAGAATCGCATGCGGTATAGGAGTGAACACAAAAAAATAGTCTCAACACAGGCGAGTTCAAAGCTGACATTAGGTACGatgttgtgttgcgtgtattaACATTCTGTAGATTAGCATACGTTTCTACAGCGTGACTGTGACGCGAACAGACACGAAGCTTGTGTCCAAAGTTGTCAAAGTCTCACACATCGCGAGGCCATTGAGACTGGAAAACCACTGTCACTAGAACTCTGATCTTGGTAGGGAGCGAGGGCCGAGGGTGTGTTTCAACAGAGACCATATTGATTCTAATGGTCTCCGGTGTCAAGCTGTTGTTTTTGGTGGAAACTCCTCGCAGCGACTCTACGTTGGAAGGGGTGTTTCACCAAAGCTCTTCACAGCGACAATGTAACTAGGATGTACATTATGACGGGTCGCGGTGATTAAACACTGTATATGTCACAGTCAATGTCTACAATCAGGCAATGTGTACTATGACTGAATTAATCAGTCAGTGTGTACGTTTCCTAACGAGCTCAGGCATTGTGTACATTGCCTGATTAATTAGCCCAGTTATTGTCCACATTGACCAATTGTTTAACAGGGATCATCCAGATGACGATGTTTATTCGTTAGAGCACTGTCGCCTCTAATGAAGGTTTATAGTTGAGATTGGTTGAGGAGATGAGATAACCACAGGTCTCATTCTGTGATCACATAGAAGCCACGTAGGCTTCTTTTAATGCAGTAATGTTTATCTTTCAGAGTGTTGTGGCTTCATATAATGAGGTTATGTTTATAATTGAGATTAGTTGAGAAATCttgttgaaaataataatacatcTGTAGTTCTTTCATCACATGGAAGTCTTTTAATGAAGTCCTGGTAACTAATCCAATTATTCTTGGAGTACAGGCTTCACATGCTGGACATTCTATAAAAAGGAAAATTCTCAGTATCCTTCACAGTCACTATGGTCACTCAATCATCATGGAGTCGACATTTCATTTTGTGAGCAGCTGTTGAGCAGGAGACAGTCTGATGCAAAGTCAATTTTGTTGACTAAGGAAGAGTACTTCAGTTTGATTGAGGAAGTAAAGGTTGCATCAGTGGCTGAGAAGAAGACGTACCTACAAATGTTGCTGCTAACCCTGAAGACAATGTTACTGTCCCCATTCCCGTGGTTGATCGAGGAAAAGGTGACCCACACAACATTATGGGAGTGGTTCTAGACTGACATGAAGATGACATGTACAAGATCTTTGTGCAGGCAGGTGATATTCATGGAGTGAGTTTGACCTTTGCTCCCAGAAACTGTCCATGACGTTTCCACACAGAAAGAAATCGGATTAAGACAAGCAGTCCAAACAGAATCCAAATGTGGTGGACAAGGTTATACAAGGTGTAACTGCTCCAAAAGTGGGAAACAGTGTGCCACAAAGAAGTGTAAATGTTACAAGTCGGGTGTGTTGTGTAGCATTAGGTGCCACAGCAGCCACAACTGCCAGAACAAAAATTGTTGATGATTGTTATCTACCATGATTGTTTTCCATCAGAAGTAATTTCATGCGTTTGTGTATGTTGTGAAATAAAGTCATTTTATCATTGATATTAATCGTTTTCGTTTTCGTCAACGAGAACACTTTAACTGAACCAGTCAATCTTCATAAGAAACCAGAGTGCTCTAATGAATAAACATTATTACGTTAAAAGAAGCCTATGCGATCACAGAATGAAACCTGTATTAATCTTGCCAACTGTATGACCCCTGTTAAACAGTCAGTCAATGTGTACAAAACTGGGCTAATTAATCAGGCAATGTACACAATGCCTGAACATTTTAGGCAATGTACACAATGACTGAGCTTGTTAGGCAATGTACACATTGACTTATTGTGCCTGATTGTAGACATTGACTGTAACATGAACACTAACCTGCCATGTCCTGCCCTATCTGCAGGGATTATAAATTTATATTAAAACTTTTGTCACGGACTGTCTCATACAGGTTAGCAAGGAAACAGACATGGAATGGTCTGGTAttaattaatattattattaatgctGTTGTATGGTATTTGCATTCTGTGAGGAAAAATAGCACATAAACTTAATTTATCAACCTATGGCAATTTGGAAATGATAAAACAGctgaatttattttgttaacaGTTTCACAAGTGATTCTTCATGTATGTCTGCAGGTTTCAAGAGTGGGTTCCCTTAATCCCATGGTTGCCACAGGGACATTATATGTCCATCCTCTTCAACCCTCACTttcaagtccaataaaattctaaatatatcacacacacacaaatatacttcGCAGTTTTGAATTTTTAGGTAAAATCcttgtttcttgataccatcagCTGTTGTGTCAGACGAATTTAAAGTGCATAAATTAATCTCTCATAAATGGCTTTATTATAAATGTCACCATTTTTCACACAGTACAAAATTGcaattcacagcgttatttgttttgaaatgtgaaaatactGCAGTTTGACCTAAATATGTTAATAAACGGtgatttaattcaaccttaaaagtaaaaatgataatattaatgaaaatgatttatataTCTTACGAAATGTACAAGcatacatatttaaaggaattgtcatGTACATTGAATTTATTTGTGTccttttatagacaaaacaattatgaatattgatgggTCAGCTGCCTGTTTTTCAGAAACGTTTTAtggttcattatcattgttttcattaataacatcaattcaaatttgattgaaatatattgtgaaaagacatcaGACTCAAACAAAATTTGcatgaaaattgtttaaaaatgtATAAGTCAGGTTATGTtgtaatttggacaaaccttacatCCATGTTATAATAGTTCCATACAAAGTGCGATCTTTTTGCACCTTTCTTTGTATACTTATGAAAAGAAAGAGCTATATAATCATAAGAAAAAGAATATTTATATCCTTAATAAATTTTCAGGCGctgtgaaatattatttttc
Proteins encoded:
- the LOC137294190 gene encoding uncharacterized protein, encoding MVLTMKEELVMMILLLSITIACVSYIVLMNLLVIIAIFQDAEARRKLFFKIILSIAVVHFIQGVTVIPLRVAAESNIELFKSLPDVCKYWHVTELSLAVILILLVFMLMFERFLSLTSPIVVSNTCFGCLMLLSPWILGPAFTLLLFYTSNSELQNLWDFLQGNKQDSCSLGQSEQWIFSVFGFLLPSAFVFGFCWANVVIMCMLKRRYSERFIENPMSHTTASTLVALFFIVMWLPAHCTPITSFFNRGYCPDLLKYSGFANAAVTPSLWLIVPAIKKGFHCICCCGCRSCRGESQRQAGVVHTSAVDETRIRMLGQEQIQPSFTTKL